One window of Diabrotica undecimpunctata isolate CICGRU chromosome 8, icDiaUnde3, whole genome shotgun sequence genomic DNA carries:
- the LOC140447751 gene encoding protein mono-ADP-ribosyltransferase PARP12-like has protein sequence MGNCCCGDIDNTYDEPIRSTRSSVPSSIVITTPPTLNLSNDRASIRPNAVTRNTTRTPGYDSTSSKTNRETSRTRRDNNKTLAPSRGHLISSKIINQHSTINTNRTTLVPVREDPEIVTQLLNNFCNFYINLTHDVFQLETLREESLEYQRIKSIFFQSNKSFFKLHSIEKVHNPYLLIQYGLKKYEYTRKGISYSERLLFHGTKKANIDNICRNNFNWRLKGTAVGSRFGQGVCFASVAYFSTHYCDEGYNKVMIIAKVLISNSCRGNTDMAIPPYNFDTSTDDKQNVYVKYNDNTFYPTYLIHFGGIDYKKKYRPSISD, from the exons ATGGGAAATTGTTGTTGTGGAGATATTGACAACACGTACGATGAGCCAATACGATCCACGCGCAGTTCTGTTCCGTCTTCGATTGTAATCACCACTCCTCCAACTTTGAATCTCTCTAATGATAGAGCATCAATTCGTCCTAATGCTGTTACACGGAATACTACCAGAACTCCTGGTTATGATTCAACAAGCTCTAAAACTAACCGGGAAACATCAAGGACTAGACGAGATAACAACAAAACACTGGCGCCATCTAGAGGACATTTAATTTCATCCAAAATCATAAATCAACATTCTACGATAAATACGAACAGAACAACTCTTGTACCAGTGCGAGAAGATCCAGAAATCGTAACACAACTATTAAATAACTTCTGcaatttttacataaatttgaCTCATGATGTATTTCAATTAGAGACACTTAGAGAGGAGTCCTTGGAATATCAGCGTATCAAGAGCATATTTTTTCAATCtaacaaaagcttttttaaattaCATAGCATCGAGAAAGTACACAATCCGTATCTTCTAATACAATATGgacttaaaaaatatgaatataccCGTAAAGGAATCAGTTACAGTGAAAGGTTACTATTCCACGGAACTAAGAAAGCAAATATTGACAATATTTGCCGAAATAATTTTAACTGGAGATTAAAAG gtACCGCTGTTGGTTCCAGATTCGGACAAGGCGTATGTTTCGCGTCAGTTGCTTACTTTTCAACACATTATTGTGACGAGGGATATAACAAAGTGATGATAATAGCTAAAGTTTTAATTAGTAACAGCTGTAGGGGAAATACTGACATGGCGATACCACCGTATAATTTTGATACCAGCACAGACGACAAACAGAACGTATACGTTAAATACAACGATAATACTTTTTATCCAACTTATCTTATTCATTTTGGTGGAATAGACTACAAGAAAAAGTATCGACCAAGTATCTCtgattaa